Proteins encoded together in one Terriglobus saanensis SP1PR4 window:
- a CDS encoding proline iminopeptidase-family hydrolase, which translates to MNRRKFLAASAASWMINTAGATASTVSAAEVTVQEPDGLNPPGIRTGGVRMVPVMGGKYKVWTKKVGSGPIKVLLLHGGPGFSHEYLEAMESFLPEAGIEMYYYDQLGCNHSDHPEDTWLWTLGRYVHEVEEVRQGLGLDHFVLYGHSFGGALALEYALKYPQNLRGLVVSNRSASSDAFLRHATTWKAKLSPVALEKLDALEAIRDYDSPEYEKIVLEDLYSQMICRSRPWPNGLVRSFEHTNQTIYTQMQGKNEFVATGNLKDWDVWGRLHEIQTKTLMIGSKYDEMDPKDMEKMATLVQHGTYAYCPNGSHLCMWDDQEVYFQKLLAFLRTV; encoded by the coding sequence ATGAATCGAAGGAAGTTTCTAGCAGCCAGCGCTGCATCCTGGATGATCAATACAGCAGGCGCAACTGCCAGCACCGTGTCAGCCGCGGAGGTCACCGTTCAGGAACCCGACGGCCTAAATCCCCCCGGAATTCGCACTGGTGGCGTGCGTATGGTGCCCGTGATGGGCGGTAAGTATAAGGTTTGGACGAAGAAGGTCGGGAGCGGTCCGATCAAGGTCCTTCTACTGCACGGCGGGCCCGGATTCAGCCATGAGTATCTCGAAGCAATGGAGTCGTTTCTGCCTGAAGCCGGGATCGAGATGTACTACTACGATCAACTCGGTTGCAATCATTCAGACCATCCGGAAGATACGTGGCTCTGGACGCTTGGGCGCTATGTGCACGAGGTAGAAGAAGTCCGTCAGGGGTTGGGACTTGACCACTTCGTTCTGTACGGACACTCTTTCGGTGGAGCGCTTGCTCTGGAATATGCGCTGAAGTATCCCCAGAACCTGCGAGGTTTGGTCGTGTCGAATAGGTCGGCGAGTTCAGATGCGTTCTTACGACACGCCACGACTTGGAAGGCGAAATTGTCGCCAGTCGCGCTTGAGAAGCTGGACGCACTGGAAGCCATCCGGGACTATGACTCACCCGAATACGAAAAAATCGTTTTGGAGGATCTGTACTCCCAGATGATCTGTAGGTCGAGGCCATGGCCAAACGGTTTGGTGCGTTCTTTTGAGCATACAAACCAGACCATCTACACGCAGATGCAAGGCAAGAACGAGTTCGTGGCGACCGGGAATCTCAAAGACTGGGACGTATGGGGACGGCTCCACGAAATTCAAACGAAGACACTCATGATCGGCTCAAAGTACGACGAGATGGATCCAAAGGACATGGAGAAGATGGCGACGCTGGTGCAGCACGGAACCTACGCCTACTGTCCCAACGGAAGTCATCTCTGCATGTGGGATGACCAGGAGGTCTACTTCCAAAAGCTGCTCGCATTCCTGCGGACCGTTTAA
- a CDS encoding BlaI/MecI/CopY family transcriptional regulator yields MTSTHEIPKPTEGELELLTILWDLEQATVREIFDAVNARRPVVYTGVLKLLQIMTDKGLVKRDERERAHVYRAAIAREETQRQFLRELSKRFFSGSAAQLALHALEMEVSSEEDLDEIRKLLRRKK; encoded by the coding sequence ATGACGAGTACACATGAAATTCCAAAGCCGACCGAAGGGGAACTAGAGCTTCTAACGATCCTCTGGGACCTGGAGCAGGCGACCGTGCGCGAGATCTTTGATGCGGTGAATGCACGCAGGCCTGTGGTTTATACCGGCGTGTTGAAGCTGCTGCAGATCATGACGGACAAGGGCCTGGTGAAACGCGATGAACGGGAACGCGCGCATGTTTACCGAGCGGCCATTGCGCGAGAAGAGACGCAGCGGCAGTTTTTGCGCGAGTTGAGCAAGCGCTTTTTCTCTGGAAGTGCGGCCCAACTGGCATTGCATGCGCTGGAGATGGAAGTTTCCAGTGAAGAAGATCTGGATGAGATTCGGAAGCTGTTGCGCCGTAAGAAGTAA
- a CDS encoding M56 family metallopeptidase, whose protein sequence is MNALTWMRDGEMVALGWTLLHFCWQGTAIAVVYALVDRMTFRAAAKVRYGIAMVALGLMPVAALVTFVEQERLVVHLPRGGQEVVASQLGAIHSTLVKELPQAAPMLADSELFLAGSADRLLPWVDGVWLAGVLLLALRAVGGWWQLEHLRRRAEALVPTEVEASFLRISQQLRMGRKVALRLSDELISPMAMGVWRATVILPVSAVMQLEPAQLEAVLAHELAHIRRWDYLCNLLQTTVECLLFFHPAVWWVSRRTRDLREVCCDEVAARTCESPVVYAEALLQLEEQRTERLQLAMALEGHRGTLLIRVRQILGEGMIMERRTTSGTRVAIIGAVVLALLLGSKAANGLKVIHRSVSSAVVAQQDVSSVTSVRVSAPAVVKSSTGDADVQADTSPNVVAEMVASTPMPAPTPAPMATPNPAPTPGLESDEETPQGGANYLQRMKDAGYPLDLNRDLDTIISLRNLGVTPEYAKGMAQVGLGTPTLHELTGLKAQGVTPEYLQGLRSSGIAPTSFHEAISEKAVGVTPEYSREIAALGIGTPTTHDLISLRAQGITPEYVAELKASGLVARDLHELAGMKAVGVNPEYAKAMMATGYPDMTPHELVSLRAQGVTPEYARWVKQSFPNADMHSLRQGGVFHVDADFVAKAKAHGFTDTSFDKLVKLKMTGLLD, encoded by the coding sequence ATGAATGCTCTGACATGGATGCGAGATGGGGAGATGGTGGCGCTTGGATGGACGCTGCTGCACTTTTGCTGGCAGGGAACTGCGATTGCCGTGGTGTATGCGCTGGTCGATCGGATGACGTTTCGCGCGGCGGCGAAGGTGCGCTACGGGATCGCCATGGTGGCCCTGGGGCTTATGCCGGTGGCGGCGCTGGTGACCTTTGTCGAACAAGAGCGCCTGGTAGTGCACCTGCCGCGTGGCGGGCAGGAGGTTGTTGCCTCGCAGCTTGGGGCGATTCACAGCACGCTGGTGAAGGAGCTTCCCCAGGCCGCGCCGATGTTGGCGGACAGCGAGCTCTTTCTTGCGGGGAGTGCTGACCGTCTGCTGCCGTGGGTCGATGGTGTCTGGCTTGCCGGGGTGTTGTTGCTGGCGCTGCGTGCTGTGGGCGGATGGTGGCAGCTCGAGCATCTTCGACGACGTGCGGAGGCGCTGGTGCCGACAGAGGTGGAGGCGAGCTTCCTGCGCATCTCACAGCAACTGCGCATGGGGCGCAAGGTCGCGCTGCGGCTCTCCGATGAGCTGATCTCGCCGATGGCGATGGGTGTGTGGAGGGCGACGGTGATTCTGCCGGTCTCTGCAGTGATGCAGCTGGAGCCTGCGCAACTGGAGGCGGTGCTGGCGCACGAGTTGGCACACATACGGCGATGGGACTACCTCTGCAACCTGCTGCAGACGACGGTGGAGTGCCTGCTGTTCTTCCATCCCGCGGTGTGGTGGGTGAGTCGTCGCACACGCGACCTGCGAGAGGTTTGTTGCGACGAGGTGGCCGCGAGGACTTGCGAGAGCCCGGTCGTGTATGCCGAGGCGCTTTTGCAACTGGAAGAGCAGCGCACTGAAAGACTGCAACTGGCGATGGCGCTTGAGGGGCATCGTGGAACTTTATTGATCCGCGTGAGACAGATTCTTGGAGAGGGAATGATCATGGAGCGTAGAACGACGAGCGGTACGCGGGTAGCAATTATTGGGGCAGTGGTGTTGGCGCTGCTTCTTGGGTCGAAGGCGGCAAACGGTCTGAAGGTCATCCATCGTTCTGTGTCTTCTGCCGTTGTCGCACAGCAGGATGTGAGCTCTGTAACTTCTGTTCGTGTGAGTGCGCCTGCGGTGGTGAAGTCCTCTACGGGAGACGCAGATGTCCAAGCAGACACCAGTCCGAATGTAGTGGCGGAGATGGTGGCATCAACCCCGATGCCCGCGCCGACACCTGCACCCATGGCAACTCCGAATCCCGCTCCGACACCGGGCCTGGAGAGCGACGAGGAGACGCCGCAGGGTGGAGCGAACTATCTGCAAAGGATGAAGGATGCGGGCTATCCGCTCGACCTGAACCGGGACCTGGATACGATCATTTCTTTGCGCAATCTTGGCGTGACGCCGGAGTATGCCAAAGGCATGGCGCAGGTTGGGTTAGGCACACCGACGTTGCATGAGTTGACCGGCTTGAAAGCGCAGGGTGTAACACCGGAGTATCTCCAGGGTCTGCGTTCGTCGGGTATTGCTCCCACGAGCTTTCATGAAGCGATCTCCGAGAAGGCTGTGGGTGTGACGCCCGAGTATTCCAGGGAGATCGCGGCGCTCGGCATTGGAACTCCGACGACGCACGATCTTATCAGCCTGAGGGCCCAGGGCATCACGCCGGAATATGTGGCGGAGCTGAAAGCTTCTGGTCTTGTGGCGAGAGACCTTCATGAGCTTGCGGGCATGAAAGCAGTGGGTGTGAACCCCGAATATGCGAAGGCGATGATGGCGACGGGGTATCCCGATATGACGCCGCATGAACTTGTGTCTTTGCGGGCACAGGGTGTTACACCGGAGTATGCGCGATGGGTGAAGCAGAGTTTCCCTAACGCGGACATGCACAGCCTGCGGCAGGGTGGCGTGTTTCATGTGGATGCTGATTTCGTTGCGAAGGCGAAGGCGCATGGATTTACCGATACGAGCTTCGACAAACTGGTGAAGCTGAAGATGACGGGCCTTCTGGACTAA
- a CDS encoding PadR family transcriptional regulator: MLGEFEYALITAAAGLGDKAYGAAIREEIEASTLRKCSIGALYTTIERLEKKGLLKTWMGEATPQRGGRAKRMVLVTETGELAAKNFYDVVMRVSMNARWAMEKGGSLS, from the coding sequence ATGCTTGGTGAATTTGAATACGCCCTGATTACCGCCGCCGCAGGACTTGGAGACAAGGCCTACGGCGCCGCCATTCGCGAAGAAATCGAAGCCAGCACCCTGCGAAAGTGCTCGATTGGCGCACTTTACACCACGATCGAGCGCCTCGAGAAGAAGGGCCTGCTCAAGACCTGGATGGGGGAAGCCACTCCTCAGCGCGGAGGGCGAGCCAAGCGCATGGTGCTGGTGACTGAAACGGGAGAGCTGGCAGCAAAGAACTTCTACGATGTCGTCATGCGCGTCAGCATGAACGCCCGTTGGGCCATGGAAAAAGGTGGGAGCCTCTCATGA
- a CDS encoding radical SAM protein, whose protein sequence is MKKSEVFQAWAMILAGRAPSLSIEITKECPLRCPGCYAFDAAHLGGTTELRQLSDFKGDVLIEKILALIDEHKPLHLSLVGGDPLVRYRELEALLPQIESRGVHTQVVTSAFRIIPPAWKEYKKLNVVVSIDGLQPEHDARRKPATYERILKNIQGSKVSIHCTITSQIVERPGYLDEFLAFWCSRPEITRVWFSLFTPQMGATDLEILSPSQRMQVIAELRELRLKYPKLDMPEPVLEEIASPPKNPEECIFARTTETISADLKTRIGPCQFGGEPDCEQCGCLASMGLAAVGNYKLVGPLTAGHLFKASDRVGKRWRKLRGSLQRTQVVDPEPVPFKILQS, encoded by the coding sequence ATGAAGAAGTCTGAAGTCTTTCAGGCATGGGCCATGATTCTGGCCGGACGCGCGCCTTCGCTTTCCATTGAAATTACAAAAGAGTGTCCTTTGCGCTGCCCCGGCTGCTATGCCTTCGACGCGGCGCATCTTGGCGGGACCACGGAATTGCGCCAGCTCTCCGATTTCAAAGGAGATGTGCTGATCGAGAAGATTCTCGCTTTGATCGACGAGCACAAGCCGCTGCATCTCTCGCTGGTGGGGGGCGATCCGTTGGTCCGCTACCGAGAGCTTGAAGCCCTCCTGCCGCAGATCGAGAGCCGTGGTGTGCATACACAGGTTGTGACGAGTGCTTTTCGGATTATTCCGCCTGCGTGGAAGGAGTACAAGAAGCTGAACGTTGTGGTCTCCATCGATGGTCTGCAGCCGGAGCACGATGCGCGGAGAAAGCCTGCGACCTATGAACGCATTTTAAAGAACATCCAGGGCTCAAAGGTTTCGATCCACTGCACGATCACGTCGCAGATCGTGGAGCGGCCGGGTTATCTCGACGAGTTTCTGGCGTTCTGGTGCAGTCGTCCGGAGATTACGAGGGTCTGGTTCAGTTTGTTTACGCCGCAGATGGGCGCTACGGATCTGGAGATTCTTTCGCCTTCGCAGCGTATGCAGGTGATTGCCGAGTTGCGGGAGCTGCGTTTGAAGTATCCGAAGCTCGACATGCCGGAACCTGTGCTGGAAGAGATTGCGTCGCCTCCAAAGAACCCGGAGGAGTGCATCTTTGCGAGGACAACGGAGACGATCTCCGCTGACCTGAAGACGCGGATTGGACCGTGCCAGTTTGGGGGCGAGCCGGATTGCGAGCAGTGTGGATGCCTGGCTTCGATGGGGCTTGCAGCGGTTGGCAATTACAAGTTGGTGGGTCCACTGACTGCAGGACACCTCTTCAAAGCTTCTGACCGTGTGGGGAAAAGATGGAGAAAATTGCGCGGTAGCCTGCAAAGGACGCAAGTTGTTGATCCAGAACCAGTGCCCTTCAAGATCCTGCAAAGCTGA